One window of the Streptomyces asoensis genome contains the following:
- the aroA gene encoding 3-phosphoshikimate 1-carboxyvinyltransferase, protein MALVDIPGSKSLTARALFLAAAADGVTTLQRPLRSDDTEGFAEGLTRLGYRVGRTPDAWQVDGRPQGPALAEADVYCRDGATTARFLPTLAAAGHGTYRFDASPQMRRRPLLPLTRALRDLGVDLRHEEAEGHHPLTVRAAGVEGGDVVLDAGQSSQYLTALLLLGPLTRTGLRITVTDLVSVPYVEITIAMMRAFGVEVGREGNTYVVPPGGYRATTYAIEPDASTASYFFAAAALTGGEVTVPGLGERALQGDLGFVDVLRRMGARVDVGADRTTVSGTGELHGVTVNMRDISDTMPTLAAIAPFASGPVRIEDVANTRVKECDRLEACAENLRRLGAEVATGPDWIEIRPGAGGSRPGGSLTGADIKTYGDHRIVMSFAVTGLRIPGISFDDPGCVRKTFPGFHEAFAELAKVLRKGSDG, encoded by the coding sequence ATGGCCCTCGTCGACATCCCCGGTTCCAAGTCCCTCACCGCCCGCGCCCTGTTCCTGGCGGCGGCAGCCGACGGCGTCACCACCCTCCAGCGCCCCCTTCGCTCCGACGACACCGAGGGGTTCGCCGAGGGCCTGACCCGGCTCGGCTACCGGGTGGGACGGACACCGGACGCCTGGCAGGTCGACGGCCGTCCGCAGGGCCCGGCGCTGGCCGAGGCCGACGTCTACTGCCGGGACGGCGCGACCACGGCACGCTTCCTGCCGACCCTCGCCGCCGCCGGCCACGGCACCTACCGCTTCGACGCCTCCCCGCAGATGCGCCGCCGTCCCCTCCTCCCGCTCACCCGCGCCCTGCGCGACCTGGGCGTGGACCTGCGGCACGAGGAGGCGGAGGGCCACCACCCGCTGACCGTGCGGGCGGCCGGCGTCGAGGGCGGGGACGTGGTGCTGGACGCCGGCCAGTCCTCCCAGTACCTGACCGCCCTCCTCCTGCTCGGCCCGCTCACCCGCACCGGCCTGCGCATCACCGTCACGGACCTGGTCTCGGTGCCGTACGTCGAGATCACGATCGCGATGATGCGGGCGTTCGGGGTGGAGGTGGGGCGCGAGGGGAACACGTACGTCGTCCCGCCGGGCGGCTACCGGGCCACGACCTACGCGATCGAACCCGACGCCTCCACCGCGAGCTACTTCTTCGCGGCGGCCGCGCTGACCGGCGGCGAGGTGACCGTGCCGGGTCTCGGCGAGCGCGCGCTCCAGGGCGACCTGGGCTTCGTGGACGTACTGCGGCGGATGGGCGCCCGGGTGGACGTCGGCGCGGACCGTACGACCGTGTCCGGGACCGGTGAACTCCACGGCGTCACGGTCAACATGCGGGACATCTCCGACACCATGCCGACCCTCGCCGCGATCGCCCCCTTCGCCTCCGGCCCCGTACGCATCGAGGACGTGGCGAACACACGGGTGAAGGAGTGCGACCGCCTGGAGGCCTGCGCGGAGAATCTCCGGCGGCTGGGCGCCGAGGTGGCGACCGGCCCCGACTGGATCGAGATCAGGCCCGGCGCGGGCGGTTCTCGTCCGGGCGGTTCCCTCACGGGCGCCGACATCAAGACCTACGGTGACCACCGCATCGTCATGTCCTTCGCGGTGACCGGACTGCGCATCCCCGGAATCTCGTTCGACGACCCGGGCTGTGTCCGCAAGACTTTCCCCGGTTTCCACGAGGCGTTCGCGGAACTGGCGAAGGTACTGCGGAAGGGCAGTGACGGGTGA